A window of the Brassica napus cultivar Da-Ae chromosome A2, Da-Ae, whole genome shotgun sequence genome harbors these coding sequences:
- the LOC106422595 gene encoding syntaxin-132-like isoform X1 produces MNDLLKGSFELPRGESSRQSDVELGEQGGDQGLDEFFKKVQDIDKQYEKLNKLLKKLQAAHEESKAVTKAPAMKAIKKKMEKDVDEVGSIARFIKGKLEELDKENLANRQKPGCGKGSGVDRSRTSTTLSLKKKFKDKMAEFQVLRENIQQEYREVVDRRIFTGLYAIDVIRFCFIYLFLLLLLIVSVCFFALVTGQRADEDTIDELIETGNSEQIFQKAIQEQGRGQVMDTLAEIQERHDAVRDLEKKLLDLQQIFMDMAVLVDAQGEMLDNIESQVSNAVDHVQSGNTALVRAKSLQKSSRKWMCIAIIILLIVVAVIVVGVLKPWQNKNA; encoded by the exons ATGAACGATCTTCTGAAG GGTTCGTTTGAGCTTCCACGGGGCGAATCTTCTAGACAAAGTGATGTCGAGCTAGGTGAACAAGGAGGTGATCAAGGTTTAGACGAGTTCTTCAAAAAG GTTCAAGACATTGACAAACAATATGAAAAGCTTAATAAGCTTCTCAAGAAACTTCAG GCTGCACATGAGGAGTCCAAGGCTGTGACTAAAGCTCCTGCCATGAAGG CaataaagaagaaaatggaaaagGACGTTGATGAAGTCGGAAGTATTGCTCGTTTCATAAAGGGGAAACTCGAGGAGCTAGACAAAGAG AACTTGGCAAATAGACAAAAACCTGGGTGTGGGAAAGGATCTGGTGTGGATCGATCAAGAACATCGACCACACT TTccttaaagaagaagtttaaAGACAAGATGGCTGAGTTTCAG GTTCTAAGAGAGAACATCCAACAAGAGTATCGCGAGGTTGTTGACAGGCGTATTTTTACAGGTCTGTATGCTATTGATGTTATAAgattttgctttatttatttattccttTTACTTCTTCTTATTGTTTCTGTGTGTTTCTTTGCATTAGTAACTGGACAGCGAGCAGATGAAGAT ACTATTGATGAGTTGATTGAAACTGGAAACAGCGAACAAATCTTCCAGAAAGCGATTCAGGAGCAAGGAAGAGGACAG gTAATGGACACCTTGGCGGAGATTCAAGAACGTCATGACGCTGTCAGAGACTTGGAAAAGAAACTTCTCGACTTACAACAA ATATTCATGGACATGGCAGTTTTGGTTGATGCGCAAGGAGAAATGCTTGACAACATTGAATCTCAG GTGTCAAATGCTGTAGATCACGTGCAATCAGGGAACACAGCTCTTGTAAGAGCGAAGAGCTTACAGAAGAGCTCAAGAAAGTGGATGTGTATCGCAATCATCATCCTACTCATTGTTGTGGCAGTGATCGTTGTTGGTGTTCTCAAGCCTTGGCAAAACAAGAACGCTTAA
- the LOC111204070 gene encoding uncharacterized protein LOC111204070 has protein sequence MSGNEYGERIHNFFGQEGLSQDQHQSQVVDGSWSGFSNGLVGNQRHIDTSIINNLESCNTQQQPVDPERWQSSNSHQGLNFTQQQQPIRAEYSRSLLQDNQQLTNGYMNWMAMQNGSNVSGVGVESSRDNLSAKGFTSDIQKTPMRFEMGGESPVNYDFFGGQQQLNSQPPPGILQPFPRQQMTFNDMQLLKQQVMAKQMHEYQLQQQLHKKQLQARQLNSLNSNAVNGNRSSDNQSHLLVNGIPLQDASSNGWQPDLVSGNTNWMHRGISPFVQGSSSGLGAEHGQANLQFEPSLYGMPLGEANAPQSSFSPVQMNRLASEHGSSLTNQPDSFMLPRSTYQERAMFSNSSAPGSNDSPNFECFQQDDPHDRNVSAQEKLDQMKGSGPPEKSYIKAPGNVSGSQKSTALDPTEEKILFGSDDNLWEAFGNDTDMSLTGNLMSSSSDLNDACPSLKGGGWSALMLSAVAETSSNDAGFGNRVQNLGVKASNALSERLHNDSGSIQTNEGIGDGFGIWKAASNPNLVAPVEQKNHFTQNLQMKANYGFGIATAENKSTASRGVQENQQHLGNNSVEKATPQVNHRDGSQISRKFHYHPMGNIGVTNEPYREKNSHLPPALDRVSGGNQGYFGQSKSLGQPPMNMQIDRGLVSQGMGSENSPSTSASADRSVDMCNQVQSASRQTMLELLHKVNQPEERSVETDAFKIPESTPSAENGGQFRHSQSSASQGFSLQLAPPSQPAPSPDNVQFSMNSLQPLNSLHTAPEKGATSQSRFAPWASSQSFPQQSTYQGPGESNNTSGFPYSKGYHQNQLPPVSTRQLTPNHLVRSSSELSTPQVKERDRSSDYSAQTPSLLNPTTHNNKGDSAEGFPMLSAPQPRVGFSSPQQSSSSGMRSDSGAGTSAPQHRFWNQPPKPQPDILRPHPVTNSHVEDIFSRQEKRNQLSSQNGGDMSLSGRDMVNMHELQGQDMGAKQTAGVASMFSKMGQINHQTLDRSLPSNNRPKDDVRHNERMAGSGEGDAPKMTVKRVEDSSVHLQKVASKEVQQSPLRSDGLLRDGLNHKESENHSLPFGQTVSQSFSNKNHSASAGADHQQQISPQMAPSWYNQYGTFTPLKIGEKSSNVGSSADGSHNVQSPKQFNTQKMPGSAPGAEIPSSESLPRGATDELMNVVKPKKRKTATSELLSWNKEVMHGSQRLKTLSEAEVDWARATNQFAEKVEYGNLLEDGPRLRSKRRLIYTTQLMQQLFRPPPARVISLIASSNYEFVAYTAARGALGDTCSSTFTDRNECLLPQNKSNPVSERRKTETTSDQYISKAAEDFISRSQKLENNFAGLQNGSTIADLIVEVQDLEKFAVINRFAKFHPTSSSTDRNVSSLRLNPQRYVTIAPMPQNVPDRVHCLSL, from the exons ATGTCTGGAAACGAATACGGAGAGAGGATCCACAATTTCTTTGGACAAGAAGGCCTATCTCAAGACCAGCATCAGTCTCAGGTGGTTGATGGAAGCTGGTCCGGTTTCAGCAACGGTTTAGTTGGAAACCAGAGGCATATAGACACATCCATTATTAACAATCTGGAGAGTTGTAACACACAACAACAACCTG TTGATCCCGAGAGATGGCAATCTTCAAATTCACACCAGGGTTTGAATTTTACGCAGCAGCAGCAACCTATAAGGGCTGAGTACTCCAGAAGTCTATTGCAAGATAATCAGCAACTCACAAATGGTTACATGAATTGGATGGCGATGCAGAATGGGTCGAATGTTTCGGGAGTGGGTGTAGAATCTAGTAGGGATAACTTATCAGCGAAAGGGTTTACTTCCGACATTCAGaaaactcctatgaggtttgaGATGGGAGGAGAATCTCCGGTTAATTATGATTTCTTCGGTGGTCAACAGCAATTAAACAGCCAGCCGCCGCCTGGCATCCTCCAGCCGTTTCCAAGGCAGCAGATGACGTTCAATGATATGCAACTACTAAAGCAGCAAGTTATGGCTAAGCAAATGCACGAGTATCAACTTCAACAACAGCTTCATAAGAAACAGCTGCAGGCCAGGCAGCTCAACTCTTTGAATTCAAATGCAGTAAATGGAAATCGCTCAAGTGATAATCAATCACACCTTTTGGTTAATGGGATCCCTCTTCAGGATGCGTCTAGTAATGGTTGGCAGCCTGATCTTGTGTCAGGAAATACAAACTGGATGCATCGCGGCATTTCACCATTTGTTCAAGGTTCATCCAGTGGGCTTGGCGCTGAGCACGGTCAGGCGAACTTACAGTTTGAACCTTCCTTGTACGGCATGCCACTTGGTGAAGCAAATGCACCTCAAAGTTCCTTCTCTCCCGTTCAGATGAACAGATTAGCTTCGGAGCATGGTTCCTCTCTCACCAATCAGCCTGATAGTTTTATGCTACCTAGATCCACATACCAGGAGAGAGCGATGTTCTCAAATTCTTCAGCTCCAGGTTCAAATGATAGCCCAAATTTCGAATGTTTCCAGCAAGATGATCCACACGATAGAAACGTTTCAGCGCAGGAGAAACTCGATCAGATGAAGGGTTCTGGTCCACcagaaaaatcatatataaaagcGCCTGGAAATGTTTCTGGGTCACAGAAGTCGACAGCCTTAGATCCAACAGAAGAAAAGATTTTGTTTGGTTCGGATGACAATTTGTGGGAAGCATTTGGAAACGACACTGATATGAGCTTGACGGGAAACCTGATGTCCAGTAGTTCTGACCTTAATGATGCATGCCCCTCTTTGAAAGGTGGGGGTTGGAGTGCTCTTATGCTATCTGCTGTAGCAGAAACATCCAGTAATGACGCAGGCTTTGGTAACAGGGTCCAGAATCTTGGCGTCAAGGCTTCAAATGCACTAAGTGAGAGACTCCACAATGATTCGGGCTCTATTCAAACGAATGAGGGGATTGGAGATGGATTTGGTATCTGGAAGGCTGCTTCTAATCCAAACTTAGTTGCTCCTGTTGAACAGAAGAATCACTTCACCCAAAATCTACAAATGAAGGCAAACTATGGATTTGGCATTGCCACTGCGGAAAACAAGTCTACTGCTTCTAGGGGTGTCCAGGAAAACCAACAGCATTTGGGTAATAACTCTGTGGAGAAAGCTACCCCTCAAGTGAATCATAGAGATGGCAGTCAAATTAGTCGCAAATTTCACTATCATCCCATGGGGAATATTGGCGTCACTAACGAGCCTTATCGAGAAAAAAATTCTCATTTGCCACCCGCATTGGACCGGGTGTCTGGAGGAAATCAAGGGTATTTTGGGCAGTCAAAGTCACTTGGCCAGCCACCTATGAACATGCAAATTGACAGG GGACTTGTTTCACAAGGCATGGGTTCAGAGAATTCACCTAGTACATCTGCTTCAGCCGACAGAAGTGTTGATATGTGTAATCAAGTGCAGAGTGCGTCAAG GCAGACAATGCTTGAGCTTCTTCACAAGGTGAACCAGCCGGAGGAGCGTTCTGTGGAAACAGATGCTTTCAAAATTCCTGAATCAACACCCTCTGCAGAAAATGGTGGTCAATTTAGGCATAGTCAGTCATCTGCTTCTCAGGGGTTTAGTTTACAGCTGGCTCCGCCATCTCAACCAGCTCCCTCACCTGATAACGTGCAGTTTTCTATGAACTCTTTGCAGCCATTGAATTCACTTCATACTGCCCCTGAAAAAGGAGCAACAAGTCAATCAAGGTTTGCTCCATGGGCATCTAGTCAATCTTTTCCACAGCAATCCACTTATCAAGGACCAGGAGAAAGCAACAATACCTCTGGTTTCCCATATTCCAAAGGGTATCACCAAAATCAACTGCCGCCTGTTTCTACCCGACAGTTAACTCCTAACCATTTAGTCAGATCATCTTCTGAGTTGTCGACCCCTCAAGTGAAAGAAAGAGACCGAAGCAGTGACTATTCAGCACAAACACCTTCCCTGCTAAATCCTACGACCCACAACAACAAAGGAGATTCAGCTGAAGGGTTTCCTATGCTGTCTGCTCCTCAGCCTCGGGTTGGATTCAGTTCGCCTCAGCAGAGTTCCTCTTCTGGTATGAGGTCTGACTCAGGAGCCGGTACTTCAGCACCGCAACATCGGTTTTGGAACCAGCCACCTAAGCCTCAGCCAGATATATTACGGCCGCATCCAGTTACCAATAGCCACGTAGAAGACATCTTCTCAAGGCAGGAGAAGAGAAATCAATTATCCTCTCAAAATGGAGGAGACATGTCATTAAGTGGGAGGGACATGGTGAATATGCATGAGTTGCAGGGTCAAGATATGGGTGCAAAACAAACAGCTGGTGTTGCTTCGATGTTCTCCAAAATGGGGCAGATCAATCATCAAACCTTGGATCGCTCTCTTCCTTCTAACAACCGTCCAAAAGATGACGTGCGTCACAATGAGCGTATGGCTGGAAGTGGGGAGGGTGACGCACCCAAGATGACTGTGAAGAGAGTCGAGGATAGTTCTGTTCATCTTCAAAAGGTAGCTTCCAAAGAGGTGCAACAGTCACCTTTAAGATCTGATGGTTTACTGAGAGATGGATTGAATCACAAGGAATCAGAGAACCACTCGCTACCTTTCGGCCAAACTGTTTCTCAGAGTTTCTCCAATAAGAATCATTCTGCCTCGGCTGGAGCAGATCATCAACAACAAATCAGTCCTCAGATGGCTCCATCCTGGTATAATCAATATGGAACTTTCACCCCCTTGAAGATAGGAGAAAAATCTTCTAATGTTGGGAGTTCGGCTGATGGCTCACATAATGTTCAATCTCCAAAGCAGTTTAATACGCAGAAAATGCCAGGCTCCGCACCAGGAGCGGAGATTCCCTCATCTGAGTCATTGCCTCGTGGTGCAACTGACGAACTTATGAATGTTGTTAAACCAAAGAAGCGCAAAACCGCAACATCAGAGCTTCTATCTTGGAATAAAGAAGTCATGCATGGTTCCCAGAGGCTTAAGACTCTCAG TGAGGCGGAGGTTGATTGGGCCAGAGCAACCAATCAATTTGCTGAAAAG GTGGAATATGGGAATTTACTTGAGGATGGCCCACGACTCAGATCAAAGAGAAGGCTTATATATACAACACAACTCATGCAACAACTATTTCGCCCGCCTCCTGCTAGGGTAATATCTTTGATTGCTAGCTCAAACTATGAGTTTGTTGCATATACTGCTGCAAGAGGTGCACTAGGAGATACATGTAGCTCCACTTTTACTGATAGGAACGAATGCCTTTTGCCCCAGAACAAATCAAACCC GGTGTCTGAGAGAAGGAAAACTGAAACAACCAGTGACCAGTACATCTCCAAAGCTGCTGAAGATTTCATTAGCAGGTCACAGAAACTAGAAAATAACTTTGCAGG actaCAGAACGGATCAACAATTGCTGACTTGATCGTGGAAGTCCAGGATCTAGAGAAGTTTGCAGTGATCAATCGTTTTGCGAAGTTCCACCCAACATCCTCATCTACAGACCGGAACGTGAGTTCACTTAGGTTAAACCCACAAAGATATGTTACTATAGCTCCAATGCCTCAGAATGTTCCAGACAGGGTAcactgtctctctctctaa
- the LOC111204032 gene encoding mitochondrial import receptor subunit TOM5 homolog, whose translation MVKSVISMDQLKALWHSEVHNEQKWAANMKLVRALGVFAGGIFLMRGFGDLMAV comes from the exons ATGGTGAAGAGTGTTATCTCAATGGATCAGCTGAAAGCTCTGTGGCACTCTGAGGTCCACAATGAGCAGAAGTGGGCAGCTAACATG AAACTTGTGAGAGCACTTGGGGTGTTTGCAGGAGGAATCTTCCTCATGCGTGGCTTTGGTGATCTCATGGCTGTCTGA
- the LOC111208491 gene encoding protein terminal ear1-like, whose amino-acid sequence MTNGDVSRTLNPAAPLFFPQNPYLHHYYFSSPQILFISDTNLPPLSSIIVYYPLWYNNLNPTWFEATQELPPLHSQDPIQELTPPPTSRKKVFGWERSSRHDRNKLVWRRKIHYQAESNGDTTVMLRNIPNKYTREMLIQFLDEHCEEENNKEEDEENAYDFLYLPIDFQSQMNKGYAFVNFTKAEAVSKFKAACNNKPWCCFGSRKILEIAHARIQGKDKLVKHFEQMIYPAEAYSAVTFIPARRGPKSTGLTIMVGKCTEAAISV is encoded by the exons ATGACGAACGGTGATGTCTCAAGAACCCTAAACCCAGCCGCACCTCTCTTCTTTCCCCAAAACCCTTATCTGCATCACTACTACTTCTCTTCACCTCAGATTCTCTTCATCTCCGACACTAACCTCCCTCCCCTATCTTCAATCATTGTGTACTATCCTTTATGGTATAACAATCTTAACCCTACTTGGTTTGAGGCAACACAAGAATTGCCTCCACTTCACTCTCAAGACCCTATCCAAGAGCTGACTCCTCCACCGACCAGTAGAAAAAAGGTTTTTGGCTGGGAAAGAAGCAGCAGACACGACCGTAATAAGCTGGTGTGGAGGAGGAAGATCCATTATCAAGCTGAGTCCAACGGCGATACAACTGTCATGCTTAGAAACATACCCAACAAGTATAC AAGAGAGATGCTTATTCAGTTCTTGGATGAGCAttgtgaagaagaaaataacaaagaggaagatgaagagaatGCCTATGATTTCTTATATCTTCCCATCGATTTCCA GAGCCAAATGAACAAAGGGTATGCATTTGTGAACTTCACAAAAGCAGAAGCAGTGTCGAAGTTTAAGGCGGCGTGCAACAACAAGCCATGGTGTTGTTTCGGTTCAAGGAAAATACTTGAAATTGCTCATGCTCGGATCCAG GGAAAAGATAAGTTGGTGAAACATTTCGAGCAAATGATTTATCCAGCTGAAGCATACAGTGCGGTGACTTTCATCCCTGCCCGTAGGGGACCAAAGAGTACGGGTCTCACCATCATGGTCGGTAAATGCACCGAAGCAGCCATATCGGTTTAG
- the LOC106422595 gene encoding syntaxin-132-like isoform X2, translating to MNDLLKGSFELPRGESSRQSDVELGEQGGDQGLDEFFKKVQDIDKQYEKLNKLLKKLQAAHEESKAVTKAPAMKAIKKKMEKDVDEVGSIARFIKGKLEELDKENLANRQKPGCGKGSGVDRSRTSTTLSLKKKFKDKMAEFQVLRENIQQEYREVVDRRIFTVTGQRADEDTIDELIETGNSEQIFQKAIQEQGRGQVMDTLAEIQERHDAVRDLEKKLLDLQQIFMDMAVLVDAQGEMLDNIESQVSNAVDHVQSGNTALVRAKSLQKSSRKWMCIAIIILLIVVAVIVVGVLKPWQNKNA from the exons ATGAACGATCTTCTGAAG GGTTCGTTTGAGCTTCCACGGGGCGAATCTTCTAGACAAAGTGATGTCGAGCTAGGTGAACAAGGAGGTGATCAAGGTTTAGACGAGTTCTTCAAAAAG GTTCAAGACATTGACAAACAATATGAAAAGCTTAATAAGCTTCTCAAGAAACTTCAG GCTGCACATGAGGAGTCCAAGGCTGTGACTAAAGCTCCTGCCATGAAGG CaataaagaagaaaatggaaaagGACGTTGATGAAGTCGGAAGTATTGCTCGTTTCATAAAGGGGAAACTCGAGGAGCTAGACAAAGAG AACTTGGCAAATAGACAAAAACCTGGGTGTGGGAAAGGATCTGGTGTGGATCGATCAAGAACATCGACCACACT TTccttaaagaagaagtttaaAGACAAGATGGCTGAGTTTCAG GTTCTAAGAGAGAACATCCAACAAGAGTATCGCGAGGTTGTTGACAGGCGTATTTTTACAG TAACTGGACAGCGAGCAGATGAAGAT ACTATTGATGAGTTGATTGAAACTGGAAACAGCGAACAAATCTTCCAGAAAGCGATTCAGGAGCAAGGAAGAGGACAG gTAATGGACACCTTGGCGGAGATTCAAGAACGTCATGACGCTGTCAGAGACTTGGAAAAGAAACTTCTCGACTTACAACAA ATATTCATGGACATGGCAGTTTTGGTTGATGCGCAAGGAGAAATGCTTGACAACATTGAATCTCAG GTGTCAAATGCTGTAGATCACGTGCAATCAGGGAACACAGCTCTTGTAAGAGCGAAGAGCTTACAGAAGAGCTCAAGAAAGTGGATGTGTATCGCAATCATCATCCTACTCATTGTTGTGGCAGTGATCGTTGTTGGTGTTCTCAAGCCTTGGCAAAACAAGAACGCTTAA
- the LOC111208486 gene encoding protein SUPPRESSOR OF PHYTOCHROME B 5-like, with protein sequence MESGKSFGTEDVSRSCESGWTMYLASHSHDPDDDCYYEDGDDEDSDGGESMDSDASSGPMEATSTLKLPQDTEEQNSIKKKKKANEEMVLVETRVHNNNHDDDAYDNDDVYSHDDGNDSYSAVHSYVGAVRQGFV encoded by the coding sequence ATGGAGTCTGGAAAGAGCTTTGGAACCGAAGACGTTTCTCGCAGCTGTGAATCTGGATGGACAATGTATTTAGCCTCACATTCTCATGATCCTGATGACGACTGTTACTATGAAGATGGTGATGACGAGGATAGCGATGGTGGTGAGTCAATGGACTCTGATGCATCTTCTGGTCCCATGGAAGCGACATCAACTCTCAAACTTCCTCAAGATACTGAGGAGCAAAActcaataaagaaaaagaagaaggctaATGAAGAGATGGTTTTGGTGGAGACTAGGGTTCACAACAACAATCATGATGACGATGCTTATGATAATGATGATGTTTATAGTCATGATGATGGTAATGATAGCTACAGTGCAGTTCATAGCTACGTTGGTGCAGTTAGACAAGGGTTTGTTTGA
- the LOC106422732 gene encoding uncharacterized protein LOC106422732, protein MAKSAATATSSLVQNLRRFIKKPWEITGPCAHPEYLESVPKATEYRIRCPATIDEEAIVPTADPENVYNILYHARDQHRNRPQIKRYLLKKDDVAHEKKTFEETDLPRVYLTTTVEEDENARGGGYE, encoded by the coding sequence ATGGCGAAATCAGCGGCGACGGCGACATCCTCCCTCGTGCAAAACCTCAGACGTTTCATCAAGAAGCCGTGGGAGATAACCGGACCCTGCGCTCATCCGGAGTACCTAGAGTCCGTTCCCAAGGCGACGGAGTATCGCATCAGATGCCCCGCCACGATCGACGAAGAGGCGATCGTACCTACCGCGGATCCAGAGAATGTGTACAACATCTTGTACCACGCGAGGGATCAGCACCGTAACCGCCCGCAAATCAAGCGTTATCTGTTGAAGAAGGATGACGTGGCTCACGAGAAGAAGACGTTCGAGGAGACGGACTTGCCTAGGGTTTACTTGACGACCACTGTTGAGGAGGATGAGAACGCTCGCGGCGGAGGCTACGAGTAA
- the LOC106422796 gene encoding serine/threonine-protein kinase 16, whose translation MGCSFSGLNALYDSGGGDVWINENRFRIVRQLGEGGFAFVFLVKEIVADAASGGGLASKVKDPAHLSDDGTYAMKKVLIQNKEQLELVREEIRVSSLFSHPNLLPLLDHAIIPVKGGQEGAGKHEAFLLFPVHLDGTLLDNSTAMKAKKETFSTTDVLQIFRQLCDGLKHMHSLEPPYAHNDVKPGNVLLTRRKGQTPLAILMDFGSARPARKQIRSRQEALQLQEWTAEHSSAPFRAPELWDCPSHADIDERTDIWSLGCTLYAIMYGVSPFEYVLEESDGSLQLAIVNAKIKWPKAGPKASYPEALHQFVTWMLQPQAAVRPRIDDIIIHVDKLIAKFTK comes from the exons ATGGGCTGTTCGTTTTCGGGATTGAACGCGCTTTACGACTCCGGCGGAGGCGACGTGTGGATCAATGAGAACCGTTTCAGGATCGTGAGGCAGCTCGGCGAAGGCGGCTTCGCGTTCGTGTTTCTGGTTAAGGAGATCGTCGCCGACGCTGCGTCCGGTGGCGGTTTGGCGTCGAAAGTCAAGGATCCAGCTCACCTCTCCG ATGATGGAACTTATGCGATGAAGAAAGTTCTGATTCAGAACAAGGAGCAGCTGGAACTTGTGCGGGAGGAGATTCGTGTTTCGTCCTTGTTCAGCCACCCTAATCTGCTTCCTCTCCTTGATCATGCCATTATTCCTGTTAAG GGTGGTCAAGAGGGAGCTGGGAAACACGAGGCCTTCTTGCTATTTCCAGTTCACCTGGATGGGACCTTGCTGGATAATTCCACAGCGATGAAGGCTAAAAAGGAAACTTTCTCAACAACTGATGTCTTGCAAATATTTCGTCAG CTTTGTGATGGACTCAAACACATGCACTCTCTGGAGCCACCATATGCTCACAACGATGTCAAACCTGGAAACGTGCTGTTAACGCGTAGGAAAGGACAGACTCCTCTTGCGATTTTGATGGACTTTGGGAGTGCTCGTCCAGCACGGAAGCAAATCCGCTCCCGTCAAGAGGCCTTACAGTTACAG GAATGGACAGCTGAACATTCTTCAGCACCTTTTAGAGCTCCCGAGCTCTGGGATTGCCCAAGCCATGCTGATATTGATGAGAGAACAGACATCTGGTCACTAGGCTGCACACTATACGCAATAAT GTACGGTGTCTCTCCGTTTGAATATGTACTTGAAGAATCTGATGGAAGTCTTCAGCTCGCAATCGTGAACGCTAAGATCAAATGGCCAAAGGCTGGACCAAAGGCTTCTTATCCTGAAGCTCTTCACCAGTTCGTGACTTGGATGCTGCAACCTCAGGCTGCGGTTCGACCTCGCATTGACGATATCATCATCCACGTTGACAAATTGATCGCAAAGTTCACCAAATGA
- the LOC106422731 gene encoding uncharacterized protein LOC106422731 yields the protein MSASQFPPPASPSPASSSRSLASPSPSPSPASLSSSSSSSMRLWRPAAQRNLRNQWSKLSTFRQQWVAACSGGKSHATSLVNAYLSQTFVPAMKFGALSDMVGIKEKTLKKLSKQQSSCRIKLLSSYKEMVAVVVEMVNVSSSLRCYMKPSSGSIIQFSGSKEDSDDAGDCGGIPVFNFLNVSAFETMAEELVEMFKREVMLKRLLVMELVSLSCEVPQPVKLSWSAELYHGEFDDLSKCSLYSNEPILPRLREDNLGISSVSHTNQPTSEILQIYLTTWLAEINIDSHRVDEILAMAGEEIRLTF from the exons ATGAGCGCCTCACAGTTTCCTCCGCCTGCTTCTCCATCTCCAGCGTCTTCTTCGCGATCGCTAGcttctccatctccatctccatctccggcgagtttatcatcatcatcatcgtcatcgaTGAGGCTATGGAGGCCAGCTGCTCAGCGGAATCTAAGGAACCAGTGGTCAAAGCTCTCGACTTTCCGGCAACAGTGGGTCGCCGCTTGTTCCGGCGGAAAATCTCACGCCACTTCGCTCGTCAATGCGTATCTATCCCAAAC GTTTGTGCCAGCAATGAAGTTTGGTGCGTTGAGTGACATGGTTGGTATCAAGGAGAAGACTTTGAAGAAGCTGTCTAAGCAACAG AGTTCGTGTCGGATCAAGCTTCTATCTTCGTACAAGGAAATG GTGGCTGTTGTTGTTGAGATGGTGAATGTAAGTAGTTCTCTGAGATGTTATATGAAGCCGAGTAGCGGATCGATTATACAGTTCTCTGGCTCTAAGGAAGATTCAGATGATGCTGGAGACTGCGGTGGCATCcctgtgtttaattttttgaatgtcTCTGCATTTG AGACGATGGCTGAGGAGCTTGTGGAGATGTTCAAACGAGAAGTAATGCTAAAG AGATTACTTGTCATGGAACTGGTCTCTTTAAGCTGTGAAGTTCCTCAACCGGTGAAGCTCAGTTGGTCAGCTGAGCTTTACCATGGAGAGTTTGATGATCTCTCCAAATGTTCTTTATACTCCAATGAGCCAATTCTCCCCAGACTGAGAGAAGATAATCTCGGTATTTCTTCTGTATCACATACCAACCAGCCAACCTCGGAAATTTTGCAG ATTTACTTGACAACTTGGCTTGCAGAGATAAACATTGACAGTCATAG GGTGGATGAGATATTAGCGATGGCCGGGGAAGAAATTAGACTCACCTTCTAA
- the LOC106380519 gene encoding protein Asterix, which translates to MSHSHGNVSSANDPRQPSAAKPYTPRPIAPEDLPVDYSGFIAVILGVSGVMFRYKICSWLALIFCAQSLANMRNLETDLKQISMAMMFAIMGLVTNYLGPNRPAATKK; encoded by the exons atgtcTCACAGTCACGGGAACGTTTCGTCGGCGAACGATCCACGGCAGCCTTCGGCGGCGAAGCCTTACACTCCGCGACCTATTGCCCCGGAGGATCTCCCCGTTGACTACTCCGGATTCATCGCGGTTATCCTCGGCGTCTCTGGGGTTATGTTCAGA TACAAGATATGCTCGTGGCTTGCGCTTATATTCTGTGCTCAGTCGCTGGCCAATATGAGGAACTTGGAGACTGATTTGAAGCAGATCTCCATGGCTATGAT GTTTGCTATAATGGGATTGGTCACAAACTACTTGGGACCTAATAGACCTGCCGCGACAAAGAAATAA